Proteins found in one Panicum hallii strain FIL2 chromosome 4, PHallii_v3.1, whole genome shotgun sequence genomic segment:
- the LOC112890099 gene encoding uncharacterized protein LOC112890099, giving the protein MLLSCRSLATWVRRLVACMGGCFGCCVKPTPITAVDEPSKRLRIQGRSVRKASLSEDFWSTSAHEMENSGIQSQRSMSSISTVAQSSDQHAAGSSSNPNEFVSQGLMLWNQTRQQWVGNKKCQSRSQQLREPKLSWNTTYESLLGSNKPFSQPIPLGEMVDLLVDAWEQEGLYD; this is encoded by the exons ATGCTGCTGAGCTGCAGGTCCCTCGCCACCTGGGTGCGCCGCCTCGTCGCTTGCATGGG AGGTTGCTTTGGTTGCTGTGTTAAGCCCACTCCAATAACAGCCGTCGACGAGCCTTCCAAGCGGTTGAGGATCCAGGGGCGCTCGGTAAGGAAGGCTAGCTTGTCGGAGGACTTTTGGAGCACGAGCGCACATGAGATGGAGAACAGCGGGATCCAGTCGCAGAGGAGCATGTCTTCGATCAGCACGGTTGCGCAGTCCAGCGATCAGCATGCCGCAGGAAGTAGCAGCAATCCAAATGAGTTTGTAAGTCAAG GTCTTATGCTCTGGAACCAGACCAGACAACAGTGGGTTGGAAACAAGAAATGCCAGTCCCGGTCTCAACAGCTCCGAGAACCAAAATTAAG TTGGAACACAACGTATGAGTCTCTGCTGGGAAGCAATAAGCCATTCTCCCAACCGATACCTCTTGGT GAAATGGTAGATTTGCTTGTGGACGCTTGGGAGCAAGAAGGCCTGTATGATTAG
- the LOC112889968 gene encoding transcription factor GAMYB-like isoform X1: MTVMKVEQDPALELAPEAGAEELSPPLSSCDEEDDDEDEETDSEGNGGGGEPPLKKGPWTPEEDKRLKDYVEAHGEGNWNQVQRNAGLNRCGKSCRLRWANHLRPDLKKGPFDAEEVEKIIKFHIMWGNKWAKMASHLPGRTDNEIKNYWNTRLKRHQRAGLPIYPEYLLSRVPDQDMNCHTPDESRGKKRSNELPQEKVVGMDDLVGDFMVFQHLDYGKDPVVPTNPLKRHASTGDLSSVQITVNTEKTFYSNDLNYVLTKSQSMPLGCAIASGYPIFDGNLSTSGTIHGSMKTELPSFQCSKDDLSNGWLLQCPWASIEQQIDTFIQSPESMSSHNTGLLGTIINKGDVLDDPTKFERIFEMAVPLGYNIVSQSDDYPTRHPSSSVNGDCEPDTCLFTEIQDSNSPSGGSDAIFTLGKCYPDANFSVAGMPGTSLEASFLNDDSLLSKDHSYLYPSGSLFDEESCEEPKPLIYAGQWFDSTAWKSVPGACNMPDFPGP, encoded by the exons ATGACGGTGATGAAGGTGGAGCAGGACCCCGCGCTGGAGCTGGCGCCCGAGGCCGGGGCGGAGGAGCTCTCGCCGCCGCTGTCGTCCTGCGATGAGGAGGACGACGATGAGGACGAGGAGACCGACAGCGAGGGGaatggcggtggcggcgagccCCCGCTGAAGAAGGGGCCCTGGACGCCCGAGGAGGACAAGCGCCTCAAGGACTACGTCGAGGCGCACGGCGAAGGGAACTGGAACCAGGTGCAGCGGAACGCCGGGCTTAACCGCTGCGGCAAGAGCTGCCGCCTCCGCTGGGCCAACCACCTCAGGCCCGACCTCAAGAAGGGGCCTTTCGACGCCGAGGAGGTTGAAAAGATCATCAAGTTCCACATCATGTGGGGGAACAAGTGGGCCAAGATGGCCTCCCAC TTACCAGGTCGCACAGATAATGAAATTAAAAATTATTGGAATACAAGATTGAAGAGGCATCAGAGAGCTGGTTTGCCTATCTATCCAGAATATTTGCTTTCTCGGGTTCCGGATCAAGACATGAACTGCCACACTCCTGATGAGTCACGCGGCAAGAAACGTTCAAACGAGTTACCGCAGGAAAAAGTTGTTGGTATGGATGATCTTGTGGGTGATTTTATGGTATTTCAGCACCTTGACTATGGTAAGGATCCAGTGGTTCCAACAAACCCACTAAAGCGTCATGCGTCTACTGGTGATCTGTCGAGTGTGCAAATTACTGTTAATACTGAGAAGACCTTTTACTCCAATGATTTGAACTATGTTTTGACAAAGAGTCAGTCGATGCCTCTGGGTTGTGCCATTGCCAGTGGCTATCCTATATTCGATGGCAATCTCTCTACTTCTGGGACCATACATGGGTCCATGAAGACAGAGCTCCCTTCATTCCAATGTTCCAAAGATGACTTAAGTAATGGCTGGTTGCTTCAATGCCCCTGGGCTTCTATTGAACAACAGATTGACACCTTTATTCAATCTCCAGAGTCCATGTCTTCACATAACACTGGTCTGCTGGGCACGATCATTAACAAGGGTGATGTACTAGATGATCCTACTAAGTTTGAAAGAATTTTTGAAATGGCCGTCCCTCTTGGATACAATATAGTTTCACAATCTGATGATTACCCTACGAGGCATCCTTCCTCTTCAGTCAATGGTGACTGTGAACCTGACACATGTCTTTTCACTGAAATTCAAGATTCAAACTCACCTTCAGGTG GTTCTGATGCTATTTTCACTCTTGGCAAATGTTATCCAGATGCTAATTTTTCTGTTGCTGGGATGCCTGGTACATCACTAGAAGCAAGCTTCTTAAATGATGATTCCCTACTCTCGAAGGACCACTCCTATCTCTACCCGTCGGGTTCACTCTTTGATGAGGAGTCTTGTGAAGAGCCTAAGCCGTTAATTTATGCAGGCCAATGGTTTGATTCTACCGCCTGGAAAAGCGTGCCAGGTGCTTGTAACATGCCTGACTTTCCAGGTCCTTGA
- the LOC112889968 gene encoding transcription factor GAMYB-like isoform X2: MTVMKVEQDPALELAPEAGAEELSPPLSSCDEEDDDEDEETDSEGNGGGGEPPLKKGPWTPEEDKRLKDYVEAHGEGNWNQVQRNAGLNRCGKSCRLRWANHLRPDLKKGPFDAEEVEKIIKFHIMWGNKWAKMASHLPGRTDNEIKNYWNTRLKRHQRAGLPIYPEYLLSRVPDQDMNCHTPDESRGKKRSNELPQEKVVGMDDLVGDFMVFQHLDYGKDPVVPTNPLKRHASTGDLSSVQITVNTEKTFYSNDLNYVLTKSQSMPLGCAIASGYPIFDGNLSTSGTIHGSMKTELPSFQCSKDDLSNGWLLQCPWASIEQQIDTFIQSPESMSSHNTGLLGTIINKGDVLDDPTKFERIFEMAVPLGYNIVSQSDDYPTRHPSSSVNGDCEPDTCLFTEIQDSNSPSGSDAIFTLGKCYPDANFSVAGMPGTSLEASFLNDDSLLSKDHSYLYPSGSLFDEESCEEPKPLIYAGQWFDSTAWKSVPGACNMPDFPGP, from the exons ATGACGGTGATGAAGGTGGAGCAGGACCCCGCGCTGGAGCTGGCGCCCGAGGCCGGGGCGGAGGAGCTCTCGCCGCCGCTGTCGTCCTGCGATGAGGAGGACGACGATGAGGACGAGGAGACCGACAGCGAGGGGaatggcggtggcggcgagccCCCGCTGAAGAAGGGGCCCTGGACGCCCGAGGAGGACAAGCGCCTCAAGGACTACGTCGAGGCGCACGGCGAAGGGAACTGGAACCAGGTGCAGCGGAACGCCGGGCTTAACCGCTGCGGCAAGAGCTGCCGCCTCCGCTGGGCCAACCACCTCAGGCCCGACCTCAAGAAGGGGCCTTTCGACGCCGAGGAGGTTGAAAAGATCATCAAGTTCCACATCATGTGGGGGAACAAGTGGGCCAAGATGGCCTCCCAC TTACCAGGTCGCACAGATAATGAAATTAAAAATTATTGGAATACAAGATTGAAGAGGCATCAGAGAGCTGGTTTGCCTATCTATCCAGAATATTTGCTTTCTCGGGTTCCGGATCAAGACATGAACTGCCACACTCCTGATGAGTCACGCGGCAAGAAACGTTCAAACGAGTTACCGCAGGAAAAAGTTGTTGGTATGGATGATCTTGTGGGTGATTTTATGGTATTTCAGCACCTTGACTATGGTAAGGATCCAGTGGTTCCAACAAACCCACTAAAGCGTCATGCGTCTACTGGTGATCTGTCGAGTGTGCAAATTACTGTTAATACTGAGAAGACCTTTTACTCCAATGATTTGAACTATGTTTTGACAAAGAGTCAGTCGATGCCTCTGGGTTGTGCCATTGCCAGTGGCTATCCTATATTCGATGGCAATCTCTCTACTTCTGGGACCATACATGGGTCCATGAAGACAGAGCTCCCTTCATTCCAATGTTCCAAAGATGACTTAAGTAATGGCTGGTTGCTTCAATGCCCCTGGGCTTCTATTGAACAACAGATTGACACCTTTATTCAATCTCCAGAGTCCATGTCTTCACATAACACTGGTCTGCTGGGCACGATCATTAACAAGGGTGATGTACTAGATGATCCTACTAAGTTTGAAAGAATTTTTGAAATGGCCGTCCCTCTTGGATACAATATAGTTTCACAATCTGATGATTACCCTACGAGGCATCCTTCCTCTTCAGTCAATGGTGACTGTGAACCTGACACATGTCTTTTCACTGAAATTCAAGATTCAAACTCACCTTCAG GTTCTGATGCTATTTTCACTCTTGGCAAATGTTATCCAGATGCTAATTTTTCTGTTGCTGGGATGCCTGGTACATCACTAGAAGCAAGCTTCTTAAATGATGATTCCCTACTCTCGAAGGACCACTCCTATCTCTACCCGTCGGGTTCACTCTTTGATGAGGAGTCTTGTGAAGAGCCTAAGCCGTTAATTTATGCAGGCCAATGGTTTGATTCTACCGCCTGGAAAAGCGTGCCAGGTGCTTGTAACATGCCTGACTTTCCAGGTCCTTGA
- the LOC112889968 gene encoding transcription factor GAMYB-like isoform X3, translating to MTVMKVEQDPALELAPEAGAEELSPPLSSCDEEDDDEDEETDSEGNGGGGEPPLKKGPWTPEEDKRLKDYVEAHGEGNWNQVQRNAGLNRCGKSCRLRWANHLRPDLKKGPFDAEEVEKIIKFHIMWGNKWAKMASHLPGRTDNEIKNYWNTRLKRHQRAGLPIYPEYLLSRVPDQDMNCHTPDESRGKKRSNELPQEKVVGMDDLVGDFMVFQHLDYGKDPVVPTNPLKRHASTGDLSSVQITVNTEKTFYSNDLNYVLTKSQSMPLGCAIASGYPIFDGNLSTSGTIHGSMKTELPSFQCSKDDLSNGWLLQCPWASIEQQIDTFIQSPESMSSHNTGLLGTIINKGDVLDDPTKFERIFEMAVPLGYNIVSQSDDYPTRHPSSSVNGDCEPDTCLFTEIQDSNSPSGDANFSVAGMPGTSLEASFLNDDSLLSKDHSYLYPSGSLFDEESCEEPKPLIYAGQWFDSTAWKSVPGACNMPDFPGP from the exons ATGACGGTGATGAAGGTGGAGCAGGACCCCGCGCTGGAGCTGGCGCCCGAGGCCGGGGCGGAGGAGCTCTCGCCGCCGCTGTCGTCCTGCGATGAGGAGGACGACGATGAGGACGAGGAGACCGACAGCGAGGGGaatggcggtggcggcgagccCCCGCTGAAGAAGGGGCCCTGGACGCCCGAGGAGGACAAGCGCCTCAAGGACTACGTCGAGGCGCACGGCGAAGGGAACTGGAACCAGGTGCAGCGGAACGCCGGGCTTAACCGCTGCGGCAAGAGCTGCCGCCTCCGCTGGGCCAACCACCTCAGGCCCGACCTCAAGAAGGGGCCTTTCGACGCCGAGGAGGTTGAAAAGATCATCAAGTTCCACATCATGTGGGGGAACAAGTGGGCCAAGATGGCCTCCCAC TTACCAGGTCGCACAGATAATGAAATTAAAAATTATTGGAATACAAGATTGAAGAGGCATCAGAGAGCTGGTTTGCCTATCTATCCAGAATATTTGCTTTCTCGGGTTCCGGATCAAGACATGAACTGCCACACTCCTGATGAGTCACGCGGCAAGAAACGTTCAAACGAGTTACCGCAGGAAAAAGTTGTTGGTATGGATGATCTTGTGGGTGATTTTATGGTATTTCAGCACCTTGACTATGGTAAGGATCCAGTGGTTCCAACAAACCCACTAAAGCGTCATGCGTCTACTGGTGATCTGTCGAGTGTGCAAATTACTGTTAATACTGAGAAGACCTTTTACTCCAATGATTTGAACTATGTTTTGACAAAGAGTCAGTCGATGCCTCTGGGTTGTGCCATTGCCAGTGGCTATCCTATATTCGATGGCAATCTCTCTACTTCTGGGACCATACATGGGTCCATGAAGACAGAGCTCCCTTCATTCCAATGTTCCAAAGATGACTTAAGTAATGGCTGGTTGCTTCAATGCCCCTGGGCTTCTATTGAACAACAGATTGACACCTTTATTCAATCTCCAGAGTCCATGTCTTCACATAACACTGGTCTGCTGGGCACGATCATTAACAAGGGTGATGTACTAGATGATCCTACTAAGTTTGAAAGAATTTTTGAAATGGCCGTCCCTCTTGGATACAATATAGTTTCACAATCTGATGATTACCCTACGAGGCATCCTTCCTCTTCAGTCAATGGTGACTGTGAACCTGACACATGTCTTTTCACTGAAATTCAAGATTCAAACTCACCTTCAGGTG ATGCTAATTTTTCTGTTGCTGGGATGCCTGGTACATCACTAGAAGCAAGCTTCTTAAATGATGATTCCCTACTCTCGAAGGACCACTCCTATCTCTACCCGTCGGGTTCACTCTTTGATGAGGAGTCTTGTGAAGAGCCTAAGCCGTTAATTTATGCAGGCCAATGGTTTGATTCTACCGCCTGGAAAAGCGTGCCAGGTGCTTGTAACATGCCTGACTTTCCAGGTCCTTGA